A region from the Sander vitreus isolate 19-12246 chromosome 1, sanVit1, whole genome shotgun sequence genome encodes:
- the tmod2 gene encoding tropomodulin-2, giving the protein MALSFKKDLEKYKDLDEDEILNKLTAEELKQLETALEEIDPENALLPAGLRQKDHTTKTATGSFNREGLLKYLEKEAMEYKDREDVVPFTGERKGKAFVPKQKPMETRQEEVTTLDPELEEALSSATDTELCDLAAILGVHTLVTSSQTYDGTASKEGYNNVIKGEKMNPVFDEPPNPTNVEDTLQRIKSNDSSLTEVNLNNIKNIPIPTLKDFAKAMEKNTTVKKFSLAATRSNDPIAVAFSDMLRENKTLRALNLESNFITGAGVQALVDALRDNDTLTEIKIDNQRQQLGTTVEMEIAKMLEENNNIVKFGYHFTQQGPRSRAAAAITKNNDLVRKKRVEGDL; this is encoded by the exons ATGGCGCTGTCATTCAAGAAGGACCTGGAAAAGTACAAGGATCTCGACGAAGATGAAATCCTCAACAAACTGACGGCGGAGGAGCTCAAACAGCTGGAGACGGCCCTCGAGGAGATAGACCCTGAG AATGCTCTTCTCCCAGCGGGCTTACGTCAGAAGGACCATACAACTAAGACAGCAACAGGATCATTCAATAGGGAAGGCCTTCTCAAATACCTGGAGAAGGAAGCCATGGAGTACAAGGACAGAGAGGATGTAGTGCCCTTCACTGGGGAAAGaaaag GTAAAGCATTTGTTCCTAAGCAGAAACCAATGGAAACCCGCCAGGAGGAAGTCACAACCCTCGATCCAGAATTAGAGGAAGCCCTGTCAAGCGCCACAGATACAGAACTGTGTGATCTAGCAG CGATCCTGGGTGTTCACACGCTGGTCACCAGTAGTCAGACATATGATGGGACTGCATCTAAAGAGGGTTACAACA ATGTGATCAAAGGGGAGAAGATGAACCCAGTGTTTGATGAGCCTCCCAATCCCACTAATGTAGAAGACACTCTGCAGAGGATAAAAAGCAATGATAGCTCCTTAACAGAGGTCAACCTTAACAACATTAAg AACATTCCAATTCCCACACTGAAGGACTTCGCCAAAGCCATGGAGAAGAACACAACCGTCAAGAAGTTCAGCCTGGCTGCAACGCGGAGTAACGACCCCATTGCTGTG GCGTTCAGTGACATGCTGCGAGAGAACAAGACGTTGCGAGCTTTGAACTTGGAGTCCAACTTTATCACCGGGGCAGGGGTGCAGGCTTTGGTTGATGCGTTACGAGACAACGACACACTCACAGAAATCAAGATAGACAACCAG aggcAGCAGCTGGGTACTACTGTAGAGATGGAGATAGCTAAGATGTTGGAAGAGAACAACAACATAGTGAAGTTTGGCTACCACTTCACCCAGCAAGGACCTCGCTccagagctgctgcagctatCACCAAGAACAATGATTTGG TTCGCAAGAAGCGAGTGGAAGGGGACCTGTAG